A genomic region of Desulfosarcina ovata subsp. ovata contains the following coding sequences:
- a CDS encoding Spy/CpxP family protein refolding chaperone, which translates to MRKKVILTIICSMILIGSGMTAQAGEPGAPMGKAGAGPQGPQMDRPGKACPAPSPGFDILERLDLSDAQWKSVKKLIDGDREAAARQHDKMRDVQRRLRLAMKPQQFNEKALRGLLSEKSAIEADLMVDRAKTMNRVYNLLTAEQQELFDLAAKLKILRGPGPDHGEQPPFGRPGQPDGPMSMKPMDDRPAG; encoded by the coding sequence ATGCGTAAAAAAGTGATTTTGACCATCATCTGCAGCATGATCCTGATCGGCAGCGGAATGACTGCCCAGGCCGGTGAGCCCGGCGCCCCCATGGGAAAAGCGGGCGCCGGACCGCAGGGGCCGCAAATGGACCGTCCTGGAAAGGCCTGCCCGGCACCGTCACCCGGGTTTGACATTCTTGAACGCCTGGACCTCAGTGACGCCCAGTGGAAATCGGTTAAAAAACTGATCGATGGCGACCGCGAGGCGGCTGCCAGGCAGCATGACAAAATGCGCGATGTGCAGCGGCGCCTCCGTCTGGCGATGAAGCCCCAGCAGTTCAACGAGAAGGCACTGCGTGGTCTCCTGTCCGAAAAATCGGCAATCGAGGCCGACCTCATGGTAGACCGGGCAAAAACAATGAATCGGGTTTACAACCTTCTGACTGCTGAACAGCAGGAACTCTTCGACCTGGCCGCCAAACTGAAAATACTTCGGGGCCCAGGTCCGGATCACGGCGAGCAGCCCCCTTTCGGACGACCGGGACAGCCGGATGGCCCCATGTCCATGAAGCCCATGGATGACCGGCCGGCAGGCTGA
- a CDS encoding cell division protein FtsL gives MPAAQAAAPNSRAKPLESGQGSVRNRKLRAPKKTRAGWWLVLMLFLFVESLFYAWCRVQCVDTGFAIDRQTRRHEALLKERNTLNIELARLKSPGRIETIARTRLGLVRPAAQQTVRLP, from the coding sequence ATGCCGGCGGCCCAGGCAGCGGCACCAAACAGCCGCGCAAAACCGTTGGAAAGCGGGCAGGGCAGCGTCCGCAATCGCAAGCTGCGGGCACCCAAGAAGACCCGTGCCGGCTGGTGGCTCGTTTTGATGCTGTTTCTGTTTGTCGAGTCGCTGTTTTATGCCTGGTGCCGGGTTCAGTGTGTCGACACCGGCTTTGCCATCGACCGCCAGACCCGGCGGCACGAGGCGCTGCTCAAAGAGCGCAATACATTGAACATTGAACTGGCCCGGCTGAAATCGCCGGGACGCATAGAAACCATCGCCAGGACCCGCTTGGGCCTGGTCAGACCCGCTGCCCAGCAGACGGTGAGACTGCCATGA
- a CDS encoding aldehyde ferredoxin oxidoreductase family protein, translated as MDKILRIDTSAPGGPVARTDALGTYAGLGGRAMTSAVVAREVPPACHPLGADNKLVIAPGLLSGSAAAISGRLSVGCKSPLTGGIKESNSGGQAAQVMGRLGYAAIILEGIPTNDALYKVFINKDGVTIESAADLKGLGNYATVEKLAAQYGEKVAFITIGQAGEMKMSAASVAITDMEQRPTRHAGRGGVGAVMGSKGIKAIIVDDNGCSMRSPADPEKFKAANKAFAEGLRKHPVTGEGLPTFGTNVLTNVVNEAGGYPTNNFKTGQFDGASEISGETQAALENQRGGDGSATHGCHRGCVIRCSGTFYDKNGNYVTKQPEYETVWAHGGNCGISDLDVIALLDRMDDDFGLDTIEMGATIGVAMDAGLAKFGDGQGAIKLLQEVGDGTPLGRILGNGAAVTGQVFGVERVPVVKRQSMPAYDPRAVQGIGVTYATTTMGADHTAGYAVATNLLGVGGSVDALKPEGQVELSRNLQIATAAIDATGMCLFIAFAILDQPDTFNALVDLIGAFTGQPLTADDVTALGKSILTNERNFNTAAGFTAKDDRLPDYFKKEALAPHNVTFGVSDEELDTLYNW; from the coding sequence ATGGACAAAATCTTAAGAATCGACACGAGTGCCCCGGGAGGACCGGTGGCCAGGACTGACGCCCTGGGAACCTACGCAGGCTTAGGCGGCCGGGCGATGACATCCGCAGTCGTCGCCAGGGAAGTGCCCCCCGCCTGCCATCCTTTGGGTGCGGACAACAAACTGGTCATCGCACCGGGCCTGCTCAGCGGATCGGCAGCGGCCATTTCCGGTCGCCTCTCCGTGGGTTGCAAGAGCCCGCTCACCGGCGGGATCAAAGAGTCCAATTCCGGTGGTCAGGCCGCCCAGGTGATGGGGCGGCTGGGATACGCCGCCATTATCCTCGAGGGCATCCCGACCAATGACGCCCTCTACAAGGTCTTTATCAACAAGGACGGCGTTACCATCGAAAGTGCAGCCGACCTCAAAGGGCTGGGCAACTACGCCACGGTCGAAAAGCTGGCCGCCCAGTATGGTGAGAAAGTGGCCTTCATCACCATCGGTCAGGCCGGTGAGATGAAGATGAGTGCCGCCTCCGTCGCCATTACCGATATGGAGCAGCGCCCCACCCGGCATGCCGGGCGCGGTGGTGTGGGTGCCGTTATGGGATCCAAGGGCATCAAGGCCATCATTGTGGACGACAACGGCTGCAGTATGCGCAGCCCGGCCGATCCCGAGAAGTTCAAGGCGGCCAACAAAGCCTTTGCCGAAGGCCTGCGCAAGCATCCGGTGACCGGAGAGGGGCTGCCCACCTTCGGGACCAATGTTCTCACCAACGTGGTCAACGAGGCCGGCGGATACCCCACCAACAATTTTAAAACCGGTCAGTTCGACGGTGCGTCGGAGATCTCCGGTGAGACCCAGGCCGCCCTGGAAAACCAGCGTGGCGGTGACGGCTCGGCCACCCACGGCTGCCATCGCGGCTGCGTGATCCGCTGCTCGGGCACTTTTTACGACAAGAACGGCAACTATGTCACCAAACAGCCCGAGTACGAGACCGTCTGGGCCCACGGCGGCAACTGCGGCATCAGTGATCTGGACGTGATCGCCCTGCTGGATCGCATGGACGACGACTTCGGCCTGGATACCATTGAGATGGGCGCCACCATCGGTGTGGCCATGGACGCCGGCCTAGCCAAATTCGGCGACGGCCAGGGCGCCATTAAACTGCTCCAGGAAGTGGGCGACGGAACCCCGTTGGGCCGGATCCTCGGTAACGGCGCGGCCGTCACCGGCCAGGTTTTCGGTGTGGAACGGGTGCCCGTGGTCAAGCGCCAGTCCATGCCGGCCTATGACCCCCGTGCGGTCCAGGGCATCGGCGTGACCTACGCCACCACCACCATGGGGGCCGATCATACCGCCGGATACGCCGTGGCCACCAACCTTCTGGGTGTGGGCGGCAGCGTGGATGCACTCAAGCCCGAAGGCCAGGTCGAACTCTCCCGAAACCTGCAGATTGCCACAGCAGCCATTGACGCCACCGGCATGTGTCTGTTCATCGCCTTTGCCATTCTCGACCAGCCGGATACCTTCAATGCGCTGGTGGATCTGATCGGTGCGTTCACCGGTCAGCCGCTGACCGCCGATGACGTCACCGCCCTGGGCAAATCGATCCTGACCAACGAGCGCAATTTCAACACGGCCGCCGGTTTTACCGCCAAGGACGACCGGCTGCCGGACTACTTCAAGAAAGAGGCGCTGGCGCCGCACAATGTCACCTTTGGCGTTTCCGATGAGGAGCTGGATACGCTCTACAACTGGTAA
- the serC gene encoding 3-phosphoserine/phosphohydroxythreonine transaminase, with translation MKADRIHNFNAGPAALPLPVLEEIQESFLNFAGSGMSITEVSHRSKWFDDVINDAVVRAKRILKLDDRYHVLFVQGGASMQFCMIPMNLLGAGDTADYVNTGTWSTKAIKEAEIQGKAIRVVASSEDRNFSYIPEGIAFNPNAVYAHITSNNTIKGTQWAQFPDTSGVPIVSDMSSDIFSRPLDVEKFGMIYAGAQKNMGPAGVCMVIIREDLLGRSPKDIPTMLRYSTFAEKNSMFNTPPCFSVYTVQLVLKWLEETIGGLDKMAALNRKKADLLYDYMDQSEFYRGTAEKNSRSLMNVTFRLPSEDLEKTFVAEALENGLGGLKGHRSVGGCRASIYNPTPLASVEALLDFMKTFERKNG, from the coding sequence ATGAAAGCGGACAGAATCCATAACTTCAACGCTGGTCCGGCCGCCCTTCCCTTGCCGGTACTCGAAGAGATCCAGGAATCCTTTCTCAACTTTGCCGGATCCGGCATGTCGATCACCGAAGTCAGCCATCGTTCGAAATGGTTTGACGACGTGATCAACGATGCCGTGGTCCGGGCCAAACGCATTCTCAAGCTGGACGACCGCTACCATGTCCTGTTCGTCCAGGGCGGTGCCAGCATGCAGTTCTGCATGATCCCCATGAACCTGCTCGGTGCCGGTGATACCGCCGACTATGTCAACACCGGCACGTGGTCGACCAAAGCGATCAAAGAGGCCGAGATCCAGGGCAAGGCCATCCGTGTGGTCGCCTCTTCCGAGGACCGGAACTTTTCCTATATTCCTGAAGGCATCGCCTTCAACCCGAACGCCGTCTACGCCCACATCACGTCCAACAACACCATCAAGGGCACCCAGTGGGCCCAGTTCCCCGATACCAGCGGCGTTCCCATCGTATCCGACATGAGTTCGGACATCTTCTCGCGGCCTCTGGACGTTGAAAAATTCGGCATGATCTATGCCGGGGCACAGAAGAACATGGGCCCGGCAGGCGTCTGCATGGTAATCATCCGCGAGGATCTGCTGGGTCGCAGCCCCAAGGATATCCCGACCATGCTGCGCTACAGCACCTTTGCGGAGAAGAACTCCATGTTCAACACGCCGCCCTGCTTTTCCGTCTATACGGTGCAGCTGGTGCTCAAGTGGCTGGAAGAGACCATCGGCGGGCTGGACAAAATGGCCGCGCTGAACCGCAAGAAGGCCGACCTGCTTTACGACTACATGGACCAGAGCGAATTTTATCGCGGCACGGCGGAAAAAAACAGCCGATCGCTGATGAATGTCACCTTCCGCCTGCCCAGTGAAGATCTCGAAAAGACCTTTGTGGCCGAAGCGCTGGAAAACGGTCTGGGCGGACTCAAAGGCCACCGCAGCGTCGGCGGCTGCCGGGCTTCCATCTACAACCCGACCCCACTGGCGAGTGTGGAGGCGTTGCTCGATTTCATGAAGACCTTCGAACGCAAAAACGGATAA
- the ltaE gene encoding low-specificity L-threonine aldolase: protein MTAIDLRSDTITRPTAAMRQAMADAEVGDDVFGEDPTVRRLEEMAARRLGKPAALLVASGTMGNLVAQLAHCGRGDETILGDQSHVFFYEQGGASALGGIHPRTLPNQPDGTIAIEKIEAAIRPDDVHFPTSRLIILENTHNRCHGTPLSPAYTASVAELAAAHGLKLHIDGARIFNAAGALGVDAAELAAPADSITFCLSKGLAAPVGSLLCGDEPFIRQARRVRKSLGGGMRQAGVIAAAGIVALNEMVDRLAEDHANARALAVGLAEIPGLAIDPLAVATNIVYFQVTTPGLDASTMVARLAAEGVRLLPTAPDQMRAVTNCHVTAEDIQRALAIFHGVMR from the coding sequence ATGACTGCCATTGATTTGCGATCGGATACGATTACACGCCCCACGGCCGCTATGCGCCAGGCCATGGCCGATGCCGAGGTGGGCGACGACGTCTTCGGTGAGGACCCCACCGTCAGACGCCTGGAGGAGATGGCGGCCAGGCGGCTGGGCAAACCGGCGGCCCTGCTGGTGGCCTCGGGTACCATGGGCAACCTGGTCGCCCAGCTGGCCCATTGCGGCCGCGGCGACGAAACCATCCTGGGCGATCAGTCGCATGTCTTCTTCTACGAGCAGGGCGGCGCATCGGCCCTGGGCGGTATCCATCCGCGTACCCTGCCCAACCAGCCGGATGGGACCATCGCCATTGAGAAGATTGAGGCGGCCATCCGGCCGGATGACGTTCACTTTCCCACCTCGCGCCTGATCATTTTGGAGAATACCCACAACCGTTGCCACGGAACGCCCCTTTCTCCCGCCTATACGGCGTCTGTGGCCGAACTGGCTGCCGCGCACGGCTTGAAACTGCACATTGACGGGGCCCGCATTTTCAATGCCGCGGGGGCCCTGGGGGTGGATGCGGCCGAGCTGGCCGCGCCGGCGGATTCAATTACCTTCTGCCTGAGCAAGGGGCTGGCCGCGCCGGTGGGCTCACTGCTTTGCGGCGATGAACCGTTTATCCGGCAGGCGAGAAGAGTTCGCAAATCTCTGGGCGGTGGGATGCGCCAGGCCGGTGTGATCGCCGCCGCCGGCATCGTGGCGCTGAACGAGATGGTCGACCGCCTGGCCGAGGATCATGCCAATGCCAGGGCCCTGGCGGTCGGTTTGGCCGAAATTCCCGGACTGGCCATCGATCCGCTTGCGGTGGCCACGAACATCGTCTACTTTCAGGTGACCACCCCCGGCCTGGATGCGTCCACGATGGTGGCGCGGCTGGCGGCGGAAGGGGTTCGACTACTGCCTACGGCGCCGGATCAGATGCGGGCCGTCACCAATTGCCATGTGACGGCAGAGGATATCCAACGGGCGCTGGCCATTTTCCATGGGGTGATGCGGTAG
- a CDS encoding IMP cyclohydrolase codes for MADDLKKMYRTIMDDHFPPKMEISFVDHDQRQTLFYEKVTWTIDNVQKGLRYGENPGQEAALYRMVNGNLVLGETETIQPGQYLASDIELLQSGKHPGKTNLTDTDNALNILRYFTDRPTAVIVKHNNPCGVAQAQSLEEAYIKANLADRVAAFGGCIALNRSIDKAAAEAICNQYAEVVVAPDFEPGVMEIFSRKKNLRVIRIGNVNRLQEFVGKRCVEFKSLIDGGLIAQWSFVPQARTREDLTPARCEVKGKIYQTERMPTDREYDDLLFGWLVEAGVTSNSVLYVKDLTTVGIGTGEQDRVGVAEIARDKAYRKLADRYCFEAFQTPYNELDDPQRKAEIDARVTAEKGGLIGASMVSDAFFPFRDGVDVGIREGITAVVQPGGSNNDYQSIEACNAANVAMVYTGQRSFKH; via the coding sequence ATGGCTGACGACCTGAAAAAAATGTACCGCACCATCATGGACGATCACTTCCCCCCGAAGATGGAAATCAGCTTCGTTGACCACGATCAGCGACAGACCCTGTTTTACGAGAAGGTCACCTGGACCATCGACAACGTCCAGAAGGGGCTGCGCTATGGCGAGAATCCCGGCCAGGAGGCGGCCCTGTACCGCATGGTCAACGGGAACCTAGTGCTCGGGGAGACCGAAACGATCCAGCCGGGTCAATACCTGGCATCGGACATCGAGCTGCTCCAGTCCGGCAAGCATCCGGGCAAGACCAATCTCACCGATACGGACAATGCGCTCAATATCCTCAGGTACTTCACCGACCGCCCCACGGCAGTCATCGTCAAGCACAACAACCCCTGCGGGGTCGCCCAGGCGCAAAGCCTTGAAGAGGCGTACATCAAGGCCAACCTGGCCGACCGCGTGGCCGCCTTCGGCGGTTGCATCGCGCTGAACCGCAGCATCGACAAAGCCGCGGCCGAAGCCATCTGCAACCAGTACGCCGAAGTGGTCGTGGCCCCCGATTTCGAACCGGGGGTCATGGAGATCTTCTCCCGCAAAAAAAACCTGCGGGTGATCCGCATCGGCAATGTCAATCGGCTTCAGGAATTCGTCGGCAAACGCTGCGTGGAATTCAAAAGCCTCATCGACGGCGGCCTCATCGCCCAATGGTCCTTTGTTCCCCAGGCACGCACCCGGGAAGATCTTACACCGGCACGCTGCGAGGTGAAGGGCAAAATCTACCAGACCGAGCGCATGCCCACGGATCGGGAGTACGACGATTTGCTCTTCGGCTGGCTGGTGGAAGCCGGGGTCACATCCAACTCCGTTCTCTATGTCAAAGACCTGACTACCGTGGGAATCGGCACCGGAGAGCAGGACCGTGTCGGTGTGGCCGAGATTGCCCGTGACAAGGCCTATCGCAAACTGGCCGACCGCTACTGCTTTGAAGCATTCCAGACGCCTTACAACGAGCTTGACGATCCGCAGCGCAAGGCGGAGATCGACGCCCGCGTAACGGCCGAGAAAGGCGGCCTGATCGGTGCAAGCATGGTCAGTGACGCGTTCTTCCCCTTCCGGGATGGCGTGGATGTCGGCATCCGCGAAGGCATTACCGCCGTGGTCCAACCCGGGGGCTCCAACAATGACTACCAGTCCATCGAGGCATGCAACGCCGCAAACGTCGCCATGGTTTATACCGGACAGCGCAGTTTCAAGCACTGA
- a CDS encoding MBL fold metallo-hydrolase — protein sequence MKIRQFFYGSDNLAYLLCSNREAMAIDGGAVDAIMDYVRAHDLTLKRVTNTHNHGDHTTGTRRLVERSGADYLDHRQFADGETIDLDGRAVTVRRTPGHTMDSVTFVAGGVMVTGDTLFNGTVGNCFSGDLRAFYDSIRRLMAYPATTRIYAGHDYVAASLAFARHLTPHNHAIDAYAARYDNTHVVSTLADEMAVNPYLRFNDPEMIALLESRGLPTGDEYQRWEGIMSLE from the coding sequence TTGAAGATTCGACAGTTTTTTTATGGCAGTGATAATCTGGCCTATCTGCTGTGCAGCAACAGGGAGGCCATGGCCATCGACGGTGGTGCCGTGGATGCGATCATGGATTATGTCCGTGCCCACGATCTCACTCTGAAGCGGGTCACCAACACCCATAACCACGGGGATCACACGACGGGTACGCGTCGCCTGGTTGAACGATCGGGCGCCGACTACCTCGACCACCGGCAATTTGCCGATGGTGAGACCATCGACCTGGACGGAAGAGCCGTCACGGTCCGCCGGACCCCGGGCCACACCATGGATTCGGTGACCTTTGTTGCCGGAGGCGTCATGGTCACCGGTGATACCCTGTTCAACGGCACGGTGGGCAACTGCTTCTCGGGTGACCTCAGGGCGTTTTACGATTCCATCCGCCGGCTCATGGCGTATCCGGCCACGACGCGGATCTATGCCGGCCACGATTATGTGGCTGCATCGCTGGCCTTTGCGCGGCACCTGACACCGCACAACCATGCCATCGATGCCTACGCCGCGCGCTACGACAACACCCATGTGGTCTCCACCCTGGCGGACGAGATGGCCGTCAATCCCTACCTGCGTTTCAATGACCCTGAAATGATCGCCCTGCTGGAATCCCGGGGGCTGCCCACCGGCGACGAATATCAGCGCTGGGAAGGGATCATGTCGCTCGAATGA
- the mraZ gene encoding division/cell wall cluster transcriptional repressor MraZ — MFRGSSFHTIDPKGRIIIPTRFRDVLKAGGDERVMITCMDDCLFAYTLDEWSKLEQKILHLPQKSESMRRFQRIFIGGAHDCKCDGQGRVLIPPFLKKYAGLEKEIVLVGVLDRFEIWSQDNWDRENGQMAKDMGDDQVRQEIAQLGL, encoded by the coding sequence ATGTTTCGGGGAAGCTCCTTTCATACCATTGACCCGAAAGGGCGGATTATCATCCCAACACGCTTTCGTGATGTTCTCAAAGCTGGCGGTGACGAACGGGTCATGATCACCTGCATGGACGACTGCCTGTTTGCCTATACGCTCGACGAATGGAGCAAGCTGGAACAGAAAATACTTCATCTTCCCCAAAAAAGCGAGTCCATGCGACGGTTTCAACGAATTTTTATCGGTGGCGCCCACGACTGCAAGTGCGATGGCCAGGGGCGCGTGCTGATTCCCCCGTTTCTGAAGAAATACGCCGGCCTGGAGAAGGAAATTGTCCTGGTGGGCGTGCTGGACCGTTTCGAGATCTGGTCCCAGGATAACTGGGACCGTGAAAATGGACAGATGGCAAAGGACATGGGCGACGATCAGGTGCGACAGGAGATCGCCCAGTTGGGGCTCTAA
- a CDS encoding HU family DNA-binding protein, whose protein sequence is MTKAELVEKMADEAGITKVAAAAALDSFTANVGKALKKKDGKVTLVGFGTFMKVRRKARKGRNPQTGEVIKIKAANVVKFKPGKKLRDAV, encoded by the coding sequence ATGACAAAGGCCGAATTAGTTGAGAAAATGGCAGATGAGGCCGGCATCACCAAGGTTGCTGCTGCCGCCGCGTTGGATTCATTCACCGCCAATGTTGGCAAAGCGCTGAAAAAAAAGGACGGCAAAGTGACCTTGGTGGGATTTGGAACCTTCATGAAGGTGCGTCGCAAAGCCCGCAAGGGACGCAATCCCCAGACGGGCGAAGTAATCAAGATCAAGGCCGCCAATGTGGTCAAGTTCAAACCGGGAAAGAAATTGCGCGACGCCGTCTGA
- the rsmH gene encoding 16S rRNA (cytosine(1402)-N(4))-methyltransferase RsmH: MSGYHITAMLDEAVEMLALRPGRIIVDGTLGGCGHARQICRRIAPGGTLIGIDQDRDAIDRARRVLPVDDLKIHIVHGNFVDLPLFLSQLDIAAVDGILIDIGLSQHQIEASGRGFSFNRDEPLDMRMDIRSSVTAAELVASMGERELATLFSRYGEERWAMRIARHLVARRKTQPVKTSGQLARLVAEAVPAGAARSQKIHPATRVFMALRIAVNRELEVLDRFLETAVDLLNPGGRMCVLAFHSLEDRIVKQRFRALENPCTCPPSFPRCVCGLTPTVRRLNRKVLRPTDDEVRNNPMARSTRLRAVERL, translated from the coding sequence GTGTCCGGCTACCACATCACCGCCATGCTCGACGAGGCGGTGGAGATGCTGGCCCTAAGGCCGGGCCGCATCATCGTCGACGGTACCCTGGGTGGATGCGGGCACGCCCGGCAAATTTGCCGCAGGATCGCTCCCGGCGGCACCCTGATCGGCATCGACCAGGACCGTGATGCCATCGACCGGGCCCGCCGGGTACTGCCGGTCGACGATTTGAAGATCCATATCGTCCACGGTAATTTTGTGGACCTGCCGTTGTTTCTTTCTCAACTGGACATTGCTGCCGTAGACGGCATTCTTATCGACATCGGCCTTTCTCAGCATCAGATCGAGGCCAGCGGTCGGGGCTTCAGCTTCAACCGCGATGAACCCCTGGATATGCGCATGGACATCCGATCCTCGGTAACTGCCGCAGAATTGGTCGCCTCCATGGGTGAACGGGAACTGGCAACCCTGTTCAGCCGTTACGGCGAAGAGCGTTGGGCCATGCGGATTGCCCGGCACCTGGTCGCCCGGCGCAAGACCCAGCCGGTGAAGACCAGTGGCCAGTTGGCCCGGCTGGTTGCGGAAGCGGTGCCCGCCGGTGCGGCGCGGTCCCAGAAGATTCACCCGGCCACGCGGGTGTTCATGGCCTTGCGCATCGCCGTGAACCGTGAACTGGAGGTTTTGGACCGGTTCCTGGAGACGGCTGTCGACCTGCTCAACCCGGGCGGGCGCATGTGCGTGCTGGCGTTCCACTCCCTTGAGGACCGGATCGTCAAACAGCGTTTTCGCGCGCTGGAGAACCCGTGCACCTGTCCGCCGTCGTTTCCCCGTTGCGTGTGCGGCCTTACGCCCACGGTTCGACGGTTGAACCGCAAGGTGCTGCGGCCCACGGACGATGAAGTGCGCAACAATCCCATGGCGCGCAGTACCCGCCTCCGGGCCGTGGAGCGGCTGTGA
- the hisD gene encoding histidinol dehydrogenase: MKIFRYPSVAADKKLKSIIGRAIDFRKADLQAVTRILNDVKRHGDSAVVRYSRQFDAPDMSAGALAVTPDEMAAAGKKVDRPFVRALNRAAAQIERFHRQQLPKSWIDTHRPGTLLGQMVHPVDAAGVYVPGAKGGSTPLVSSVLMGAIPAKIAGVPKVVMATPPMPSGEISPYLLVAAKKVGVDAVYKMGSAWAIGALAYGTESVPGVNVIVGPGNIYVTLAKKIVAGTVGIDMIAGPSEILILADRTADPRFTAADLLSQAEHDPLASAILVTDDADLAQAVQTEVEEQLLSLARVEIARQSVTAFGAILVVDDLETAIALANRIAPEHLELQVADPMAVAPRLRNAGAVFLGHYTPEPVGDYVAGPNHVLPTAGTARFSSALSVEHFIKKTSLISYSPVAFRKEARDIITLAGVEGLGGHANAIQVRLSGKKND, from the coding sequence ATGAAGATTTTTCGCTATCCCTCTGTTGCGGCAGACAAGAAATTGAAATCCATCATCGGCCGGGCCATCGATTTCAGAAAGGCCGACCTCCAGGCGGTGACCCGGATCCTGAATGATGTCAAACGCCATGGGGACAGCGCCGTGGTGCGATACTCCCGGCAGTTTGACGCGCCTGATATGAGCGCCGGGGCCCTGGCCGTGACGCCTGATGAGATGGCCGCGGCCGGGAAAAAAGTGGATCGGCCGTTCGTGCGGGCGTTGAACCGCGCGGCGGCGCAGATCGAACGGTTTCACCGTCAGCAACTGCCCAAGTCGTGGATCGACACCCACCGGCCGGGCACCCTGCTGGGGCAGATGGTCCATCCGGTGGATGCCGCCGGTGTATATGTACCGGGTGCCAAGGGCGGCAGTACGCCGCTGGTCTCTTCGGTGCTCATGGGGGCCATTCCGGCAAAAATCGCCGGTGTCCCCAAAGTGGTCATGGCGACGCCGCCCATGCCGTCGGGAGAGATCTCCCCGTATCTTCTCGTGGCCGCGAAGAAGGTGGGCGTGGATGCCGTCTACAAGATGGGCAGCGCCTGGGCCATCGGCGCACTGGCCTATGGAACGGAAAGCGTTCCCGGGGTCAACGTCATCGTCGGCCCTGGAAATATCTATGTCACCCTGGCCAAGAAGATTGTCGCCGGAACCGTGGGAATCGATATGATCGCCGGCCCCAGTGAGATTCTCATCCTTGCCGACCGGACGGCGGATCCCCGGTTTACCGCGGCCGATCTGCTCAGCCAGGCCGAACATGACCCGCTGGCGTCGGCCATTCTGGTGACCGACGATGCCGACTTGGCCCAGGCGGTCCAGACGGAGGTGGAAGAACAGCTGCTGTCCCTGGCCCGGGTTGAGATCGCCCGGCAGAGCGTCACGGCCTTTGGGGCCATCCTAGTGGTGGATGATCTGGAGACCGCCATTGCCCTGGCCAATCGGATCGCTCCTGAGCATCTTGAGCTGCAGGTGGCCGATCCCATGGCCGTGGCTCCCCGTCTGCGCAACGCCGGCGCCGTTTTTCTGGGGCACTACACCCCTGAACCGGTGGGTGACTATGTGGCCGGTCCCAACCACGTACTGCCCACGGCCGGTACGGCCCGATTCTCCTCGGCCCTCTCGGTGGAGCATTTTATCAAGAAAACCAGCCTGATCAGCTATTCGCCGGTGGCCTTCCGGAAGGAAGCCCGGGATATCATCACCCTGGCGGGTGTCGAAGGGCTGGGTGGACACGCCAATGCCATCCAGGTGCGCTTGTCCGGGAAAAAGAATGATTGA
- a CDS encoding HD domain-containing protein: protein MTHANTRHPASHSAAPPTGTGAAVLAAIRDTARVHFSQARGSHDWDHTLRVHRLCRHIGRAEGADPLVTEAAAYLHDIGRAHQDRANGKLCHAKIGADMAREILAGHPLSNRCRENIIHCIATHRFRRGEMPQTLEAKVLFDADKLDAIGAVGVARAFLFAGELGARLHSPEVEIDRTTAYSIDDTGYREYVVKLSKIRERILTPTGKRLAEARHRFMTSFFDRFLEEYEGER, encoded by the coding sequence ATGACACACGCCAATACCCGACATCCCGCTTCCCACAGCGCCGCGCCCCCGACCGGAACCGGTGCCGCTGTTTTGGCCGCCATCCGCGACACGGCCCGGGTCCATTTCTCACAGGCCCGGGGCAGTCATGACTGGGACCACACCCTGCGGGTACACCGGCTTTGCCGGCATATCGGCCGGGCCGAAGGGGCGGACCCCCTGGTGACCGAAGCGGCCGCCTACCTGCACGACATCGGCCGCGCCCACCAGGACCGCGCCAATGGAAAGCTCTGCCACGCCAAGATCGGGGCGGACATGGCCCGCGAAATCCTGGCCGGCCACCCGCTGTCCAACCGTTGCCGGGAAAACATCATCCACTGTATCGCCACCCACCGCTTCCGCCGGGGGGAGATGCCGCAGACCCTGGAGGCCAAAGTTCTCTTTGATGCAGACAAGCTGGATGCCATCGGCGCCGTGGGGGTGGCACGGGCCTTTCTGTTTGCCGGCGAACTGGGAGCCCGGCTGCACAGTCCCGAGGTGGAGATAGACCGGACGACCGCCTATTCCATCGACGACACCGGGTACCGCGAATATGTGGTCAAGCTTTCCAAAATCCGGGAGCGGATCCTTACGCCCACGGGAAAACGCCTGGCCGAGGCACGGCACCGTTTCATGACCTCTTTTTTCGACCGCTTTCTGGAAGAATACGAAGGAGAAAGGTAA